One part of the Methanobacterium spitsbergense genome encodes these proteins:
- a CDS encoding ribbon-helix-helix domain-containing protein codes for MPENKTRGRPKAKEKMEQITIKLPPKMLEGLRELSDESYNPMSYHIRQALAEYLRKK; via the coding sequence ATGCCAGAAAACAAAACTAGAGGCAGACCCAAAGCAAAAGAAAAGATGGAACAAATTACAATCAAGTTACCACCCAAGATGTTAGAAGGATTAAGAGAATTATCAGATGAGAGCTACAATCCTATGAGTTATCATATTCGCCAAGCTTTAGCAGAATATTTAAGAAAAAAATAA
- a CDS encoding zinc ribbon domain-containing protein → MVKCNQCGHIMEETANFCSECGNPIGVSSTNEPPKTTSLSKHNGLNIHTPKTIKMLDNPLKFTVTIPVVQERSAESKATATLLMGFVGFAATSGNILHKQMDGYVSTHKKGLKISFGKKYAKDVKIEWDKIVDVKKRGVLTKEIIMYLINEDYLTFRFGSINKLYPVIKENMCGVIPENLEKKGWD, encoded by the coding sequence ATGGTTAAATGTAATCAATGCGGTCATATAATGGAAGAAACTGCCAATTTTTGTAGTGAGTGTGGAAATCCAATTGGAGTCAGTTCTACAAATGAACCTCCTAAAACTACATCCCTGTCTAAACATAATGGTTTGAACATTCATACCCCTAAAACAATTAAAATGCTTGATAATCCACTTAAATTTACTGTTACTATTCCAGTAGTTCAAGAAAGGAGTGCAGAATCAAAAGCTACTGCAACATTATTAATGGGATTTGTTGGTTTCGCCGCCACAAGTGGTAACATATTACATAAACAAATGGATGGTTATGTTTCTACACATAAAAAAGGACTGAAAATCAGTTTTGGAAAAAAATACGCTAAAGATGTCAAAATTGAATGGGATAAAATAGTAGATGTTAAAAAGAGGGGAGTACTAACCAAAGAGATAATTATGTATCTCATAAATGAAGATTACCTTACTTTTCGATTTGGATCTATAAATAAGTTATATCCTGTAATTAAGGAAAACATGTGCGGAGTTATTCCAGAAAATCTTGAAAAAAAAGGTTGGGATTAA
- a CDS encoding zinc ribbon domain-containing protein, giving the protein MYCKECGAKIEDGKFCSECGANLKPVPPKQKERQPVSVHTADILLTLIIPILGIFIGIDYLLKNKGEGERGIGIIILSLFLILIYGAILIMIGIRI; this is encoded by the coding sequence ATGTATTGTAAAGAGTGTGGAGCTAAAATAGAAGATGGTAAGTTTTGTAGTGAATGTGGAGCTAATCTAAAACCAGTACCCCCAAAACAAAAAGAAAGACAACCTGTTAGTGTTCATACTGCAGATATTTTATTAACACTAATAATTCCAATATTAGGAATATTTATTGGGATTGATTATTTATTAAAGAATAAAGGGGAAGGAGAGAGGGGAATAGGTATTATTATTTTAAGTTTATTTTTAATTCTTATTTATGGAGCAATTCTAATTATGATTGGAATAAGGATATAA
- a CDS encoding zinc ribbon domain-containing protein, translated as MVKCPECGSKNDNGNVYCSECGNNLKILSKTSNFNKKAILLGIIILYFLLTISGNLKFNNLPMILISIILSYFISGFITGYTADRLYTRSSILNGLVVGIIITIPMSILVSELASDYDPEFTYYSFIFLLLMIFLCGLGGGLGGYIKLKKNLGKSKEVMI; from the coding sequence ATGGTTAAATGTCCTGAATGTGGGTCAAAAAATGATAATGGTAATGTTTATTGTTCTGAGTGTGGTAACAATCTAAAAATATTATCCAAAACCAGTAATTTTAATAAAAAAGCTATATTGTTAGGGATTATCATTCTATATTTTCTATTGACTATTTCTGGAAACTTAAAATTTAATAATTTACCCATGATATTGATAAGTATTATATTAAGTTATTTTATAAGTGGTTTTATTACAGGTTATACAGCCGACAGACTATATACAAGAAGTTCCATCCTAAATGGTTTAGTTGTGGGAATTATAATAACTATCCCTATGTCTATACTTGTTTCTGAACTTGCATCAGATTATGATCCAGAATTTACTTATTATTCATTTATTTTTCTTTTGTTAATGATTTTTCTTTGTGGATTAGGAGGAGGTTTAGGAGGTTATATTAAGTTAAAGAAAAATCTGGGAAAAAGTAAAGAAGTAATGATTTAA
- a CDS encoding Ig-like domain-containing protein gives MGYLVCEKCGGYYELQQGESPDDFELKCDCGGKLNHVENLGSIGNNKKKMEKTVTCPKCGTENPENARLCKSCKKLLRIPPKPPISNKNQESKEGILKTWNEQSNGIKVASILGVCCLGLILIAGITGMFTPDKTTTNLPTTTNQATTPQSTTPTSSSSSQVEISVSYSGPWTGAIADSTGTRSVEGTGPQKFPLGENPGIVSTNFQKHDNGTGTLTVQILDGGNPVETQSTSAEFGVASVTHSF, from the coding sequence ATGGGGTATTTAGTATGTGAAAAATGTGGAGGTTACTATGAATTACAACAAGGAGAATCTCCAGACGATTTTGAACTCAAATGTGATTGTGGAGGAAAATTAAATCATGTAGAAAATCTTGGAAGCATTGGTAATAACAAGAAAAAAATGGAAAAAACAGTTACTTGTCCTAAATGTGGTACAGAAAATCCTGAAAATGCACGATTGTGTAAATCATGTAAAAAATTATTGAGAATACCACCAAAACCACCTATTTCTAATAAAAACCAAGAATCTAAAGAGGGGATATTAAAAACTTGGAATGAACAATCTAATGGTATCAAAGTAGCGAGTATATTAGGTGTTTGTTGTTTAGGATTAATTCTGATAGCAGGGATAACAGGAATGTTCACTCCAGATAAGACTACAACAAACTTACCCACTACAACAAATCAAGCAACTACTCCCCAATCAACCACTCCTACCTCGAGTAGTAGTAGTCAAGTAGAAATTAGTGTGAGTTATTCTGGTCCTTGGACGGGCGCTATTGCCGATTCTACCGGTACTAGATCAGTAGAAGGTACAGGCCCACAAAAGTTTCCATTAGGCGAGAATCCGGGGATAGTATCAACTAATTTCCAAAAACATGACAATGGTACAGGAACTTTAACAGTTCAAATATTAGATGGAGGTAATCCTGTAGAAACTCAAAGCACTTCTGCAGAATTTGGAGTTGCATCTGTAACCCATTCGTTCTAA
- a CDS encoding Shedu anti-phage system protein SduA domain-containing protein, with protein MVKQEKFKISSKIPSEIRVYRQKIDKIVKLEHRYWKEIQKKKSLFKEIDADLDRKIESIFPSNVSIRIYACKNGIILLRYIEFNMPTKFQIFYSLTPLETFMNAVPIPTESGEFLIPMPLGENYQFINCIFNNVTIKWLNISSYLYGNSNLIEIEDALTDLDIYVNGMLNNSHFEVGVTKQEDKKNIIKVFKEKLKEFEELLKKAQVEEDIQKFLNKNPLLIQPHSKKIPKQKLGEDWVTDFVLINILDQGHKYTFVEIEKSDMPILTKNNEFTSKFKHAEKQILDWDIWLEKNLNYIKNKLKSFEYPPDYLIIGGRSKDMGENEKQYIKAYNRKNDITFLTYDDLLKRAEEFVKSLEDN; from the coding sequence ATGGTAAAACAAGAAAAATTTAAAATAAGCTCAAAAATTCCTTCAGAAATCAGAGTATACCGACAAAAAATCGATAAAATAGTAAAGTTAGAACATAGATATTGGAAGGAAATTCAGAAAAAAAAATCATTATTTAAAGAAATTGATGCAGATTTAGACAGAAAAATTGAGTCGATTTTCCCTTCTAATGTTTCTATTCGAATTTATGCATGTAAAAATGGTATAATCTTATTAAGATATATAGAATTTAATATGCCTACAAAATTCCAAATTTTTTACTCTCTTACACCCTTGGAAACTTTCATGAATGCCGTGCCCATCCCTACTGAATCCGGAGAGTTTCTCATTCCAATGCCTCTTGGAGAAAATTATCAGTTTATAAATTGTATATTTAATAATGTAACAATTAAATGGCTTAATATAAGTTCTTATTTATATGGTAATAGTAATTTAATTGAAATTGAAGATGCACTAACTGATTTAGATATATATGTGAATGGAATGCTTAATAATTCCCATTTTGAGGTTGGAGTCACGAAACAAGAGGATAAAAAAAATATTATAAAAGTTTTTAAAGAAAAACTTAAAGAATTTGAAGAATTATTAAAAAAAGCACAAGTTGAAGAGGATATACAAAAATTTCTAAACAAGAACCCACTTCTAATTCAACCCCACTCAAAAAAAATACCAAAACAAAAATTAGGAGAAGATTGGGTAACAGACTTTGTTTTGATTAATATTCTTGATCAAGGGCACAAATACACTTTTGTAGAAATAGAAAAATCGGATATGCCTATTTTAACTAAAAATAATGAATTTACGTCAAAATTTAAACATGCTGAAAAACAGATTTTGGATTGGGATATTTGGTTAGAAAAAAATCTAAATTATATAAAAAATAAATTAAAAAGTTTTGAATACCCTCCAGATTATCTGATTATAGGTGGAAGATCTAAGGATATGGGAGAAAATGAGAAACAATATATTAAAGCATATAATCGTAAAAACGATATTACCTTTTTAACTTACGACGATCTTTTAAAAAGAGCTGAAGAATTTGTAAAAAGCTTAGAGGATAATTAA
- a CDS encoding ribbon-helix-helix domain-containing protein, translating into MNEKPIFKQLNFKLSEKQLEDLEKLSSAMGNVSKSNLIRIAITEYIMKYNELLE; encoded by the coding sequence ATGAATGAAAAACCAATCTTTAAGCAATTGAACTTTAAACTATCAGAAAAACAACTCGAAGACTTGGAAAAACTATCATCTGCAATGGGTAATGTTTCTAAATCAAACTTGATTAGAATTGCAATAACTGAATATATAATGAAATATAATGAGTTATTAGAGTAG
- a CDS encoding zinc ribbon domain-containing protein: protein MYCKECGAEIENGKFCSECGTSINSTKKKEGSEKKTTKKLKVWESVALLILLPLALYWILGILFAVAGLIIAVIYILYNDHQSKGG, encoded by the coding sequence TTGTATTGTAAAGAGTGTGGGGCTGAAATAGAGAATGGAAAGTTCTGTAGTGAATGTGGTACAAGTATAAATTCTACTAAAAAAAAGGAAGGATCTGAAAAGAAAACGACTAAAAAATTAAAAGTATGGGAATCGGTTGCATTACTTATCTTACTTCCACTTGCGTTATATTGGATATTGGGAATTTTATTTGCAGTTGCTGGTCTTATAATCGCTGTAATTTATATTTTGTATAATGATCATCAATCAAAAGGTGGTTAA
- a CDS encoding DUF2085 domain-containing protein, with protein MMWSLNRISLKIHFLTFFTQFICHRIPERSFNIQGYYFPVCSRCTGLYLGAFSYFTYVYFNFVEYTSLLIILGFLMIIPTFIDGTTQLSGFRESNNKVRFISGLIGGIGFAILIKAIKYFILSKGGF; from the coding sequence ATGATGTGGTCGTTAAATAGAATATCACTGAAAATTCATTTTTTGACGTTTTTTACTCAGTTTATATGCCATCGTATCCCTGAACGATCATTTAATATCCAAGGATACTATTTTCCAGTTTGTTCAAGATGTACAGGTTTATATCTAGGTGCATTTTCTTATTTTACTTATGTATATTTCAATTTTGTAGAGTATACCTCACTATTAATTATTCTTGGATTTTTGATGATAATTCCAACCTTTATAGATGGTACAACACAATTATCTGGTTTTAGAGAGAGTAATAATAAAGTTAGATTCATTTCTGGATTAATTGGAGGAATTGGGTTCGCTATTCTTATTAAAGCAATTAAATATTTTATACTTAGTAAAGGGGGTTTTTAA